The genomic segment AACGACCTTCCCGGTACCGCGAAGCGTGAGTACGATTTTCCGGGCGTAGTCGTTTCCCGACAGGCGGGCGTCCAGCACTTTCACGTCGACCGGCGAGCCGTAGAACTCTTCCACGGTGACCGTCATGTGGTGCGAATGCACTAACAGTCGGCGATACGGCTCCGGCACCTTGTCGCCGGGCAGCGCTTCGGTCAGCGGGCGGTCGGAACGGTCAGGGAAGTGGGAGTAAAGTTCGTCCAGTGTCAGCGGCGGGGCAGGGGGCACGGCGTAGGCGCTCGGATTCAAGCGGAGGTCGGTAGGACTCGTCGGCATACTTAAACCCCGAACAGTGTGACGGACACCGGGCGTTTTGCCAAGGTGAACTCGCGCGATGCGGAATTCGAGGGGAGAGACTGGTCGTGTCCGGCGGAGCGAACCAAAGGCGGGACTCACTGAGTGTCACCATAGGGAAGTACCGGCCGCCGCGATACTCCTTTCGCGAAAACAGTTGCGTTCCTTTCCGCGGCATGGTTTGCTTCCTAAAACCCCGGCAGCTGTGGCCCGCCCCCGACGAAGGTCTTTTCCCACTCTGTTACCTCAGTAGAGGATTTCGATGCTCTCCCGCTGTTTCCTTCTCGCCCTCGCGTTGCCCGCCTTCGCGGGCATCTCGCTTCGCGCCGCCGACCCGAAACCCGCGGCCCAAACCGGGACTGCAGCCGACCTCGGCTTCGACCCCTACGACCAGTCGAAGGTGCCGCTCGAAGTCGAACCGCCCGCGGACTTCAAGGGTAAGAAAATCGTCCTCGTCGCCGGCTCCAAGAGCCACGGCCCCGGGGACCACGAGTTCTTCGCCGGCACCACGATCCTCATGAACCTACTCAAACAAACGCCGGGCGTTTGGCCGGTGATGGCCCGGGACGGGTGGCCGAAGAACGAGAAGATCTTCGACGGCGCGGCCGCGATTCTCTTTTACATGGACGGCCGCGGCGGTCATCCCGTCGTTCAGAAGGATCGGCTCAAGCTGTTGCAAAAATACATCGACGCCGGCACCGGCTGGCTCAACCTGCACTACGCGGTCGACTACGAACCGCGGCACGGCGAGACTGTGGTGGGCTGGATGGGCGGGTATTACGACCCGCGGACCTCGATCAACCCGCACTGGGACGCGGACATCCGCAGCCTGCCCAAGCACCCGATCACCAACGGCGTGCATCCGTTCAAGATCCGCGACGAGTGGTATTACAACATGCACTGGGTCGGCGACGTGCCGGACGTGAAGGACGCGAAAGGCGTGACCCCGATCATCCAGGCGCTGCCGCCGGACAACACCCGCGGGACGCCCGACGCGAAGAAGTACCTCGGCCGCATCGAAACGATGGCGTGGGCCTACGAGCGGCCGGACGGCGGTCGCGGGTTCGGTTTTACCGGCGGGCACAGCCACCGCAACTGGGGCGACGAAAACTTCCGCCGGATCGTGGTCAACGCGATCCTCTGGGCGGCGAAGGTCGACGTGCCGGAAGGAGGCGCGAAGGTCGATTTCGATCCGATCGACCTCAACCGCAACCTCGACCAAAAAGGTAAACCCTTCAGTAAGATCACTCCGCCGAGCGAAAAATAGAGATGCGCGAAGCGACGAATATCCGGTCCGCCACAGATCGTTCCGATTGGTGGCGGGCCGGTCGTCTTTCGGGCCGGACAATAACAACGGTCACGGCGACTTTTTCGTTCCGTCCAACCACCGCCGTCCGAGAGACCGTCCCAACGCCCGTATTTCGCCTGAAAAGCTCTGATTGGCACGATAGTTACTACTGATTTCCGTCATGTTCTGCGCCACCGTGGTCCACACGTCCCTGTTTCGTTGCAAGTTGCGGCTGGTCGAGCGCTATACTGGCGTGGGCATGGCGCCTCGTTTCACACCCCTCATTTCAAGGTGAGACATGAAGAATAAAGGTCCGATCCGGCTAGCCCGGTTGCTCGGCGTACTGGCTATCGTTGCGTTCGGCTCGCGCGCCCGCGCCGATGATCCCCCGCCGCCCCCGGTACCACCACCGCCCGAGGGCGTTGACGTGCAGGCGCGTGGCCCGGTCCACGAGGCTTACGCCGAGCCGACGGGCGCGGCCCCCGCGCCCGGCACGGTCGCCCCCCAGGCTCCGCCCGCGGACATTAACGAAGTTCCCCCGGACCAGCGGCCGGAAGGGGACAACGTGCAATGGATTCCCGGCTACTGGGCGTGGGACGACGACTCGCACGGGTACATCTGGGTCAGCGGCTTCTGGCGGATTCCGCCCCCCGCTCGGCGCTGGCTGCCCGGGCACTGGCAAGCGATCGACGGCGGCTGGCAATGGGTTGCCGGTTTCTGGGCACCGGACGACCTGACTCAAGTTCAGTACCTCCCCGCCCCACCACCGCTCCCCGACCAACCGGCACCTCCGCCGGCCCCGGACCCGAACAGCGTTTACGTTCCCGGGATTTGGGTCTACCAGCAAGCGCAGTACATGTGGCGGCCCGGGTTCTGGGTTCCGTTCCGGCCGGGTTGGGTCTGGTCCCCGGCGAACTACGTATGGACGCCGAACGGGTGCCTGTTTTTCGAGGGCTATTGGGACCGTCCGCTCGGCGAACGGGGCCTGCTCTTCGCCCCCGTCCGATTCGGACCGGCGTGGCGTGGCGGCGCGTTCGTCCCGTCGTTCGTAGTCAACACGGACTTCCTGCTCGGCGCGCTGTTCGTGC from the Fimbriiglobus ruber genome contains:
- a CDS encoding ThuA domain-containing protein produces the protein MLSRCFLLALALPAFAGISLRAADPKPAAQTGTAADLGFDPYDQSKVPLEVEPPADFKGKKIVLVAGSKSHGPGDHEFFAGTTILMNLLKQTPGVWPVMARDGWPKNEKIFDGAAAILFYMDGRGGHPVVQKDRLKLLQKYIDAGTGWLNLHYAVDYEPRHGETVVGWMGGYYDPRTSINPHWDADIRSLPKHPITNGVHPFKIRDEWYYNMHWVGDVPDVKDAKGVTPIIQALPPDNTRGTPDAKKYLGRIETMAWAYERPDGGRGFGFTGGHSHRNWGDENFRRIVVNAILWAAKVDVPEGGAKVDFDPIDLNRNLDQKGKPFSKITPPSEK
- a CDS encoding YXWGXW repeat-containing protein, giving the protein MKNKGPIRLARLLGVLAIVAFGSRARADDPPPPPVPPPPEGVDVQARGPVHEAYAEPTGAAPAPGTVAPQAPPADINEVPPDQRPEGDNVQWIPGYWAWDDDSHGYIWVSGFWRIPPPARRWLPGHWQAIDGGWQWVAGFWAPDDLTQVQYLPAPPPLPDQPAPPPAPDPNSVYVPGIWVYQQAQYMWRPGFWVPFRPGWVWSPANYVWTPNGCLFFEGYWDRPLGERGLLFAPVRFGPAWRGGAFVPSFVVNTDFLLGALFVRTAAHHFYFGDYFDKGYANRGFVAWPDYRIGRVGFDPNFSYYRHLYTGHPEWEKNLHELYHARAAGTIARPPRTWNQQVQAVRTLPGNRTAFVHNDIHVTHVENVSVLSPLAQAHNVHVTGLAGLARTPVANVPAHVVKLEPVTRDVHAREVQAAAQLRESAALRRNTEAKVLSSGGPRPLLHTDPPHVAALNLPKPIPHVEVPRPGPVVAPRVAPPIPVMPQHEVRAIPKFEPHPLPRPPIPVKR